The following coding sequences are from one Culex quinquefasciatus strain JHB chromosome 1, VPISU_Cqui_1.0_pri_paternal, whole genome shotgun sequence window:
- the LOC119770200 gene encoding uncharacterized protein LOC119770200, with the protein MECQLCNFPNTDRMVGCCVCGSWMHYECVGVNDSVAAHSRSFFCPPCQRPTPKPQPLVEELGKKHDGKAKSSKAGSKAGSKAGSKASSVQSGVGARTRLAQLKIQKLEEQKKLALQRLELESKQRDAEMAAKKQVQEAELAALKLQVETEALEETFRLLEELEIGDEDGDGRSVASEQSSRSKVTRWQQNQEVKSSTLMRPTKTSAGTGQRAGNPTTSGTVAGQVGQPAGGNRTVLDRALDGISLNDTVAQSTLGGFIGRVSETVVSKHATQNPFAPGTNNAESSPSPIKSSPTPANGKPQPPTSLIQSLLSRQPVLNSEVSASSGQGNGQQMNPGGQSQTQPGPQQSAGGTTQTHTGTGGGQTTGRRPQSFTKLPGLQEPPRVDGNQVERNDDTPDYYGPTPQQLAARQVISKELPVFTGNPEDWPLFISAYVNTTNACGFSDAENLARLQKYVRGYAYERVQGRLLHPAGSAARYGHKVHNAPAPKPDRLETYIDFGLAVQLLCDHLEAGGHEAHLNNPMLLFELVEKLPANAKLDWSLYKERCSQVNLTTFACYMSALVKAASDVTLSYGSKQQQQQARVAKLDKSSKDKNFCGAHSSEDVSRTPVKEVTEKKAAPACFVCKDPKHRVKDCAEFGKKTLEERRRIVDEYRLCGNCLGVHGKKPCRSSDKCDIDGCQQQHHALLHFKQKSGATESKRAEQKREKNEPKVSGANAITNHHYAGKTALFRIIPVELHGNNRTVSAFAFLDDGSSRTMVDEEIAKELGVDGEVLPLCLQWTANVKRTESESQRIALEISGSEDEARFALNDVRTVKKLDLPRQSLRYAELAKTFPHLQGLPVKDYANADPRILIGNDNAHVTAMLKVREGQPGEPIAARSRLGWTVYGKQDHTAGRVHSFHVCECQDDQTLHELVKEFFSVESLGVEATAGPESDEVQRANKILQETTKRVGQRFETGLLWKYDCFEFPDSYPMAKRRLQCLERRIQKDPVIGECREAAVRVPGKGYIHKATPAELEEADPRRTWYLPLGVALNPKKPSKVRIFCDAAAKVDGVSLNTMLLKGPDLLKTLLHVLFGFREKRVALCADIKEMFHQVKIRKEDRHAQRLLWRDDSTKEPEVYLMDVATFGATCSPCSTQFVKNRNAEEHAHDYPEAAEAIIRKHYVDDYLDSADSVGEATKLALEVKHVHSLGGFDLRNWLSNSKEVLARVGENDPALEKCMQLDKNDPMERVLGMYWKPDEDVFTFTMTLTFDADLPTKRQALRIVMSLFDPAGLLCFFIIHGKILIQEVWRAKTEWDQKIPDKLKERWMRWIAMFKHLSELHVFCDASEEAYSCVAYFRAVYFDGTIQVALIGGKAKVAPLKALSIPRLELNGAVIGVRLRKSITNGHSLKSDKTVMWTDSRTVLAWINSDHRNYRQFVACRVGEILSKSDAAEWRHCPGKLNPADLATKWGPRGPSFSPDYPWYGRFFILSREIEWPMDVNPTEETTEEELRACLVHSEAVTKLTIDWQRFSDWTRLLRAVAYALRYKQNFEELLVAETTIFRTVQSEAYPDEVATLSVARGKRTPRRQVELERTSLIRKLSPFMDEAGVIRSDSRISEATFASHDTRFPIILPKGHQVTNVLLFWYHRKFLHSNGETVVNERGCRPSSGRSPALV; encoded by the exons ATGGAGTGCCAGCTGTGCAATTTTCCGAACACGGACCGGATGGTGGGCTGCTGTGTCTGCGGATCGTGGATGCACTACGAGTGCGTGGGCGTCAACGACAGCGTCGCGGCGCATAGTCGTTCGTTCTTCTGCCCTCCATGCCAGAGGCCGACACCAAAACCCCAGCCACTGGTGGAAGAACTCGGCAAGAAACACGATGGCAAGGCCAAGAGTTCCAAGGCGGGGTCGAAAGCGGGATCGAAGGCGGGTTCCAAGGCAAGTTCGGTGCAGTCCGGCGTCGGTGCACGAACCAGATTGGCTCAGCTGAAGATCCAAAAGCTGGAGGAGCAGAAAAAGCTAGCGCTACAACGCCTGGAGCTGGAGAGCAAGCAGCGAGACGCGGAGATGGCTGCCAAGAAGCAGGTGCAGGAAGCGGAGCTAGCGGCGTTGAAGCTACAGGTTGAAACGGAGGCGCTGGAAGAGACGTTCCGACTGCTCGAGGAGTTGGAAATCGGAGATGAGGACGGCGATGGCAGAAGCGTGGCTTCGGAGCAAAGTTCGCGCAGCAAGGTGACGAGGTGGCAGCAGAACCAGGAAGTAAAGAGCTCGACGCTGATGAGACCAACGAAGACTTCAGCTGGAACTGGTCAACGAGCGGGGAACCCGACGACATCTGGAACAGTCGCTGGTCAGGTGGGACAACCGGCCGGTGGAAACCGAACCGTTTTAGATAGGGCGTTAGACGGGATTTCCCTGAACGACACAGTAGCGCAGTCTACGTTAGGAGGTTTTATTGGGAGAGTCTCAGAGACTGTAGTTTCGAAGCATGCCACTCAAAATCCATTTGCACCGGGCACAAATAACGCGGAATCTTCTCCAAGTCCAATTAAGTCTTCTCCGACTCCCGCGAACGGGAAACCCCAACCCCCCACTAGTCTGATCCAGAGTCTTCTGTCAAGACAGCCAGTGTTGAATTCGGAAGTGAGTGCGAGTAGTGGTCAAGGGAACGGTCAGCAGATGAATCCTGGAGGACAATCGCAAACTCAACCGGGTCCGCAGCAGTCAGCAGGAGGAACTACGCAGACGCACACTGGGACCGGAGGAGGGCAGACAACTGGGAGGCGACCGCAGTCGTTTACGAAGCTTCCGGGTTTGCAAGAACCACCACGGGTAGATGGAAACCAGGTGGAACGCAACGATGACACACCGGACTACTACGGACCGACTCCGCAACAGCTCGCTGCCAGGCAGGTGATCTCGAAGGAGCTGCCCGTGTTCACGGGAAATCCTGAGGACTGGCCGCTGTTCATAAGCGCGTACGTCAACACGACGAACGCGTGCGGGTTTTCGGATGCAGAGAATTTGGCCAGGTTGCAGAAGTATGTTCGAGGCTACGCGTACGAAAGGGTGCAAGGACGCTTGCTTCATCCGGCGGGGAGTGCCGCACGCTATGGCCAC AAGGTGCACAACGCGCCAGCGCCAAAGCCGGACCGGCTTGAGACCTACATCGATTTCGGGTTGGCGGTTCAGCTGCTCTGCGATCATCTGGAAGCTGGAGGACACGAGGCACACCTGAACAACCCGATGCTGCTGTTCGAGCTGGTGGAGAAGCTGCCTGCGAACGCGAAGCTGGATTGGTCGCTGTACAAGGAGCGTTGCAGCCAGGTGAACCTGACGACGTTTGCGTGCTACATGTCAGCGTTGGTGAAGGCAGCCTCGGACGTAACGCTTAGCTATGGGTccaagcagcaacaacagcaggcGCGGGTTGCGAAACTGGACAAGAGCAGCAAGGACAAGAACTTCTGCGGCGCGCACTCCTCCGAAGACGTGTCACGGACGCCAGTCAAGGAGGTTACGGAGAAGAAAGCGGCGCCGGCGTGCTTCGTCTGCAAGGACCCCAAACACCGCGTGAAGGATTGCGCCGAGTTCGGGAAGAAGACGCTGGAAGAACGTCGGAGGATAGTCGACGAATACAGACTGTGTGGCAATTGTCTAGGTGTTCACGGGAAGAAGCCGTGTCGAAGCAGCGACAAATGCGACATTGACGGGTGCCAACAGCAGCATCATGCTCTGCTGCACTTTAAGCAGAAGTCGGGAGCCACGGAGTCGAAGCGCGCTGAGCAGAAGCGGGAGAAGAACGAACCGAAGGTGTCAGGAGCGAACGCGATTACCAACCATCACTACGCCGGGAAGACGGCGCTGTTCCGAATCATCCCAGTAGAGCTGCACGGGAACAACCGTACGGTGTCAGCTTTCGCATTCTTGGATGACGGATCGTCGAGGACGATGGTGGACGAGGAGATCGCCAAGGAGCTCGGCGTCGACGGTGAGGTGCTTCCGCTGTGCTTACAGTGGACGGCGAACGTGAAGCGCACCGAATCGGAGTCTCAGCGGATCGCGCTGGAGATTTCCGGTAGCGAAGACGAGGCCAGGTTTGCGCTTAACGACGTGCGGACGGTGAAGAAGCTGGATCTGCCACGACAGTCTTTGCGGTACGCAGAACTGGCTAAGACGTTTCCACATCTGCAAGGCCTGCCGGTGAAGGACTACGCTAACGCTGATCCACGCATTCTCATTGGGAATGACAACGCTCACGTCACGGCGATGCTGAAGGTCCGAGAAGGACAGCCTGGAGAACCGATTGCGGCGCGATCCCGACTCGGGTGGACAGTGTACGGTAAGCAGGACCATACTGCTGGACGCGTACACAGTTTTCACGTGTGCGAATGCCAGGACGACCAAACGCTGCACGAACTGGTGAAGGAGTTCTTCTCGGTTGAAAGCTTGGGTGTGGAAGCGACAGCAGGTCCGGAATCTGATGAAGTCCAGAGAGCGAACAAGATCCTGCAAGAAACGACGAAGCGGGTCGGCCAGCGATTCGAAACGGGGCTGCTGTGGAAGTACGACTGCTTCGAGTTTCCCGACAGCTATCCTATGGCGAAGCGTCGACTGCAGTGCTTGGAACGACGAATCCAGAAGGATCCGGTGATTGGCGAGTGTCGTGAGGCAGCTGTCCGAGTACCAGGAAAAGGGTACATCCACAAGGCCACCCCGGCAGAACTGGAAGAAGCTGACCCTCGGCGCACATGGTACCTACCGCTAGGTGTCGCGCTGAACCCGAAGAAGCCGTCGAAGGTCCGCATTTTCTGCGATGCTGCCGCCAAAGTGGACGGAGTCTCGCTGAACACGATGCTGCTCAAAGGCCCGGATCTTTTGAAGACCCTTCTGCACGTGCTGTTCGGTTTTCGGGAGAAGCGAGTGGCACTTTGCGCCGATATCAAGGAGATGTTTCACCAAGTCAAGATTCGGAAGGAAGACCGGCACGCTCAACGTCTGCTGTGGCGTGACGACTCAACGAAGGAACCAGAAGTCTACTTGATGGACGTCGCGACGTTCGGGGCCACATGTTCGCCATGCTCGACGCAGTTCGTCAAGAACCGGAATGCAGAGGAGCACGCGCACGACTACCCCGAAGCTGCGGAAGCCATCATCCGAAAGCACTACGTGGACGACTACCTGGACAGTGCCGATTCGGTGGGAGAGGCGACGAAGCTGGCGTTGGAAGTGAAGCACGTACACTCTCTAGGCGGCTTTGATCTCCGGAACTGGCTGTCAAACTCCAAGGAGGTTCTCGCACGGGTCGGGGAGAACGATCCTGCTCTCGAGAAGTGCATGCAGTTGGACAAGAACGACCCGATGGAGCGAGTGCTGGGAATGTACTGGAAGCCGGACGAAGACGTCTTCACCTTCACGATGACGCTAACGTTCGATGCCGATCTTCCTACGAAACGGCAAGCGCTGCGGATCGTAATGTCGCTCTTTGACCCGGcgggattgctttgctttttcatCATCCACGGCAAAATCCTGATCCAAGAGGTGTGGCGAGCGAAGACCGAGTGGGACCAGAAGATTCCGGACAAGCTGAAGGAGCGCTGGATGCGGTGGATTGCTATGTTCAAGCATCTGAGCGAG CTGCACGTTTTCTGTGACGCCAGCGAGGAAGCCTACTCGTGCGTAGCGTACTTTCGCGCGGTGTACTTTGACGGGACGATTCAAGTAGCGCTGATCGGGGGAAAAGCTAAAGTGGCTCCTCTCAAGGCATTGTCTATACCCCGATTGGAACTGAACGGTGCGGTTATCGGAGTACGGTTGCGGAAGTCGATCACGAATGGCCACAGCCTGAAGAGTGACAAGACCGTGATGTGGACCGACTCGAGAACGGTGCTGGCCTGGATCAACTCGGACCATCGGAACTACCGGCAGTTCGTGGCGTGTCGGGTAGGTGAGATCCTGTCGAAGTCGGACGCCGCGGAGTGGCGCCACTGTCCTGGAAAACTGAATCCAGCGGACCTGGCCACGAAGTGGGGCCCGAGGGGTCCAAGTTTCTCGCCGGATTACCCGTGGTACGGACGTTTCTTCATCCTGTCGCGGGAAATCGAGTGGCCCATGGACGTGAATCCCACAGAGGAGACGACGGAGGAAGAGTTGCGTGCCTGTCTGGTCCACAGCGAAGCGGTGACTAAGCTGACAATCGACTGGCAACGCTTCTCTGACTGGACGCGGCTGCTGCGGGCGGTGGCGTACGCTCTCCGTTACAAGCAGAACTTC GAGGAACTGTTGGTGGCGGAGACGACGATCTTCCGGACAGTGCAGAGTGAAGCGTATCCAGACGAGGTGGCCACCTTGTCCGTAGCGCGCGGAAAGCGGACGCCGAGACGTCAGGTGGAGCTGGAGCGAACCAGTCTGATCCGGAAGCTGTCGCCGTTCATGGACGAAGCGGGAGTGATTCGGTCGGATTCTCGGATTTCCGAAGCTACGTTTGCGTCGCACGACACTCGGTTTCCGATTATCCTACCGAAAGGCCATCAGGTGACGAACGTGCTGCTGTTTTGGTACCATCGGAAGTTTCTTCACTCCAACGGCGAAACGGTCGTGAACGAA CGAGGCTGCAGGCCTTCGAGCGGCCGTTCTCCTGCACTGGTATAG